A window from Mus caroli chromosome 2, CAROLI_EIJ_v1.1, whole genome shotgun sequence encodes these proteins:
- the Sox18 gene encoding transcription factor SOX-18 — protein MQRSPPGYGAQDDPPSRRDCAWAPGLGAAAEARGLPVTNVSPTSPASPSSLPRSPPRSPESGRYGFGRGERQTADELRIRRPMNAFMVWAKDERKRLAQQNPDLHNAVLSKMLGKAWKELNTAEKRPFVEEAERLRVQHLRDHPNYKYRPRRKKQARKVRRLEPGLLLPGLVQPSAPPEAFAAASGSARSFRELPTLGAEFDGLGLPTPERSPLDGLEPGEASFFPPPLAPEDCALRAFRAPYAPELARDPSFCYGAPLAEALRTAPPAAPLAGLYYGTLGTPGPFPNPLSPPPEAPSLEGTEQLEPTADLWADVDLTEFDQYLNCSRTRPDATTLPYHVALAKLGPRAMSCPEESSLISALSDASSAVYYSACISG, from the exons ATGCAGAGATCGCCGCCCGGCTACGGCGCACAGGACGACCCGCCCTCCCGCCGCGACTGTGCATGGGCCCCCGGACTCGGGGCCGCTGCTGAGGCGCGCGGCCTCCCTGTCACCAACGTCTCGCCCACCTCGCCCGCCTCTCCGTCCAGCCTTCCGCGGAGCCCACCGCGCAGCCCCGAATCAGGGCGCTATGGCTTTGGCCGCGGAGAGCGCCAAACTGCCGACGAGTTGCGCATTCGGCGGCCCATGAACGCCTTCATGGTGTGGGCGAAGGACGAGCGCAAGCGACTGGCGCAACAAAATCCGGATCTGCACAACGCAGTGCTGAGCAAGATGCTGG GCAAAGCGTGGAAGGAGCTGAACACGGCGGAGAAGCGGCCCTTCGTGGAAGAGGCCGAACGGCTGCGTGTGCAGCACTTGCGCGACCATCCCAACTACAAGTACCGGCCTCGCCGCAAAAAACAGGCGCGCAAGGTCCGGAGGCTGGAGCCCGGCCTCTTGCTCCCNGGCCTCGTGCAGCCGTCTGCGCCGCCCGAGGCCTTCGCTGCAGCATCAGGGTCAGCTCGCTCCTTCCGCGAGCTACCCACTCTGGGTGCGGAGTTCGATGGCTTGGGGCTACCCACGCCCGAGCGCTCGCCTCTGGACGGCCTGGAGCCTGGCGAGGCCTCCTTCTTCCCACCGCCTTTGGCGCCCGAGGACTGTGCTCTGCGGGCTTTCCGGGCGCCCTATGCCCCTGAGCTGGCACGGGACCCGAGCTTCTGCTACGGGGCGCCCCTGGCTGAAGCGCTCAGGACAGCGCCGCCTGCCGCGCCACTCGCAGGCCTCTACTATGGCACCCTGGGCACTCCGGGCCCGTTTCCCAATCCTCTGTCACCACCACCTGAGGCCCCNTCTCTTGAGGGCACAGAGCAACTGGAGCCTACCGCCGACCTTTGGGCCGATGTGGACCTCACCGAATTTGACCAGTATCTCAATTGCAGCCGGACTCGACCGGATGCCACTACACTCCCCTACCACGTGGCACTGGCCAAACTAGGTCCGCGCGCCATGTCCTGTCCAGAGGAGAGCAGCCTCATTTCTGCGCTGTCTGATGCCAGCAGCGCGGTCTATTACAGTGCTTGCATCTCAGGCTAG